From Coffea arabica cultivar ET-39 chromosome 9c, Coffea Arabica ET-39 HiFi, whole genome shotgun sequence, one genomic window encodes:
- the LOC113708419 gene encoding putative late blight resistance protein homolog R1A-3, producing MDISSGSSTSCFDSALDYLGWLDKAFQYKFHSDLKIWDLKIGLTLLQSFDLYLRNSRRRRNHETCSEQDVEEKDVTSFRIQSLIIRRMQDLEFACSKLFIHASLPGILKMKGELTLFRKEIKLFFKTDINESCINFLLDYYWLRDPGLVIDFIDLVSKILIELLLKSQISHFKTLEEKLMFLNSFIRFVLLHGVEGQHLIDLLVHAEVVAINALRLICTRWFDRDDEEECDEMRLQISRLLREKINPTPRDGEEVYNKIGLQISQLIREKINPSDPQVRETCIHVLTASKLSRSSDTSALEKNKHLVADFMDYLIHNFMELLESCTSILVPIMNQMLELHDGLRFLTILFRHQEKFTELPHGMKTLTGVVVCDAAIVIFSLSVSQIEEGLAKETDLALFHLLQVLKFIKAEVMDPITSISGFDFPRTNELGSMDILLENLKELQSCNEADDSIAFPYDQIHRVLEDLVFLRSFLGKIVDQCNQNKKLQAFWRRVMEVACKAELVIDSTPFGDEREYCFDVVARDINLMKIEAQEIYGSMSDVGETKRVTKTFTPMPSRVTAATYNEDLVLLDNEVTTITHRLTGGSRQLDVVPIVGVPGLGKTTLANIVYSSPSVMLHFQIRAWCTVSQVYSRHNLLVQILGSIDSRSPEQYLKVDEDDLAVKLKQVLLRNRYLLVLDDLWDIEAWNLLERSLPDDANGSRILVMSRLLNLQFKPGSKAHYLRHLTDEESWQLLQKKLFGNEGCPTKLHGVGSQIVKYCRGLPLTVVLAAGIFATTAQNFWEEVAKSLSFSIALDKEYCMKTLELSYIHLPDDLKPCLLYFGVFQEDENVPVRRLLWLWISEGFVRKKTGKRIVDVADDYLKALVDRSLVMVTKQRTTSGAKACRLHDLVHEFCVEKAKEENFLHIICRGKDPFNLTGLSNPHRVCDQNTRKLKIQHSMLFFPNLRSLLSFKEEELGFWLPKLLRVLDLRNLVFDAYFPMEVVLLVHLRYLALHIRGINSISNPINSISIPFAISNLSRLQTFLVRGDSIFYYVLPKTIWNIKTLRHLCITGFNYGFVFPVDDLEISPCLDHLNTLKLAIDPSSQSLQKLLTYLPSIRRLKCKRSEKSSEEFTRIDDKILVFDCLSQLESLNLSFFDGYGFKFPLNLKKLTLSYNDQPWSEISTIGKLPNLQVLNGSFVGIEEWEMKEGEFPNLRVLNLIGLALRSWTASSDSFLLLEKLVVHNCPRLKEVPSCLGECPTLEMIEVKWCDESVVRSMRQIQQEQMDMGNDVLEIIMEYCGHA from the coding sequence ATGGACATATCCTCCGGTAGTAGCACTAGTTGCTTTGATTCCGCTCTAGATTATCTGGGCTGGTTGGACAAGGCCTTCCAATATAAGTTCCATTCTGATCTAAAGATTTGGGACCTGAAGATCGGGTTGACACTATTACAAAGCTTTGACCTGTATCTGAGAAACTCTAGGAGGAGGAGGAACCATGAGACCTGTTCGGAACAAGATGTGGAGGAGAAGGATGTTACTTCTTTCAGAATTCAGAGCCTGATTATCAGAAGAATGCAAGATCTTGAATTTGCCTGCAGCAAATTATTTATTCATGCTAGTTTACCAGGTATACTTAAGATGAAAGGAGAGCTCACCCTATTCCGGAAAGAAATCAAGTTGTTTTTCAAGACAGATATCAACGAATCGTGTATCAACTTTCTGTTGGACTATTATTGGCTGAGGGATCCAGGACTAGTTATTGATTTCATTGATTTGGTTTCAAAGATTCTGATCGAACTTCTCCTCAAAAGTCAGATATCCCATTTCAAAACCCTTGAAGAGAAGCTAATGTTCTTGAATAGTTTCATTCGCTTTGTCCTGCTACACGGCGTCGAGGGTCAGCACTTGATAGATCTCTTGGTTCACGCTGAAGTGGTGGCTATCAATGCATTACGCCTGATTTGTACACGCTGGTTTGACagagatgatgaagaagaatgCGATGAAATGAGACTTCAAATTTCTCGACTACTACGTGAGAAGATTAATCCCACTCCCAGAGATGGTGAAGAAGTATACAATAAAATCGGgcttcaaatttctcaactaaTACGTGAGAAGATTAATCCCAGTGATCCCCAAGTCCGAGAAACTTGTATCCATGTCCTGACTGCTTCAAAGTTATCAAGATCATCAGACACTTCAGCTCTAGAGAAAAATAAGCATCTAGTAGCTGACTTTATGGATTATCTCATTCACAATTTTATGGAGCTACTAGAATCTTGTACCAGTATTTTGGTTCCGATTATGAATCAAATGCTAGAACTCCATGATGGGCTGAGATTCCTAACAATCCTTTTCAGGCATCAGGAGAAGTTCACAGAGCTACCCCATGGAATGAAGACTCTTACTGGAGTTGTAGTCTGTGATGCAGCAATTGTAATTTTCTCCCTTTCTGTGAGTCAAATCGAAGAAGGCTTGGCCAAGGAAACCGATCTTGCTCTTTTTCATTTGCTCCAGGTGCTCAAGTTTATTAAGGCAGAAGTAATGGATCCGATAACATCAATATCAGGATTTGATTTTCCTAGGACCAATGAGTTGGGCTCTATGGATATTCTACTTGAAAATCTGAAGGAACTACAGAGTTGTAATGAGGCCGATGATTCAATTGCATTCCCATATGATCAAATCCACAGAGTCTTAGAAGATCTCGTATTCTTAAGATCTTTCCTTGGAAAGATAGTAGACCAGTGCAATCAGAACAAAAAACTCCAAGCTTTTTGGCGTCGTGTTATGGAGGTTGCATGTAAAGCAGAGTTAGTGATCGACTCGACACCTTTTGGTGATGAACGTGAATATTGTTTCGATGTTGTTGCTAGAGATATCAATCTTATGAAGATTGAGGCCCAAGAGATCTATGGTAGCATGAGCGATGTTGGTGAAACCAAGAGAGTTACCAAGACTTTCACTCCCATGCCATCACGAGTCACTGCGGCCACGTACAATGAAGATCTGGTGCTTCTCGACAATGAGGTGACAACTATCACTCATAGACTTACAGGAGGATCAAGGCAGTTGGATGTTGTTCCCATCGTGGGTGTGCCTGGGCTCGGTAAGACCACACTAGCCAATATAGTTTATAGTTCTCCTTCAGTAATGTTGCATTTCCAAATTCGTGCTTGGTGCACTGTGTCTCAAGTATATAGCCGGCACAACTTGTTAGTTCAGATATTGGGTAGTATTGATTCTAGGAGCCCAGAACAATATCTAAAGGTGGATGAGGATGATTTGGCTGTAAAGCTAAAACAAGTTTTGCTCAGAAATAGGTATCTCCTAGTTTTGGATGATCTATGGGACATTGAGGCATGGAATTTGTTGGAAAGATCATTACCTGATGATGCCAATGGAAGCAGGATTCTCGTCATGAGTAGATTGCTGAATTTGCAATTCAAACCTGGTAGCAAGGCTCACTATCTCCGGCACCTTACTGATGAAGAGAGTTGGCAATTGCTGCAGAAAAAGCTATTTGGCAACGAAGGTTGTCCCACAAAACTACATGGAGTTGGATCTCAAATAGTAAAATATTGTAGGGGCTTACCTCTTACAGTTGTCCTTGCTGCTGGAATTTTTGCTACTACTGCACAAAATTTCTGGGAAGAAGTTGCAAAAAGTCTAAGTTTCAGCATTGCCCTTGACAAAGAATATTGCATGAAGACACTTGAACTAAGTTATATTCATCTACCAGATGATTTGAAGCCATGCCTTCTTTATTTTGGTGTATTTCAAGAAGACGAAAATGTTCCTGTCCGAAGATTGTTATGGCTTTGGATCTCCGAAGGATTTGTGCGAAAGAAAACTGGAAAGAGAATAGTGGATGTGGCAGATGACTACTTGAAGGCACTGGTTGATAGAAGTTTAGTCATGGTTACCAAACAAAGAACTACGAGTGGTGCCAAAGCTTGCCGACTTCATGATTTGGTACATGAGTTTTGTGTAGAAAAAGCCAAAGAAgaaaactttctacacattatatgTCGTGGGAAAGATCCTTTTAATCTTACTGGTCTAAGCAACCCCCACCGAGTTTGTGATCAGAATACCAGGAAATTGAAGATTCAGCACTCAATGCTATTTTTTCCCAATTTACGCAGTTTGTTGTCGTTCAAAGAGGAAGAGTTGGGATTTTGGTTGCCTAAACTTCTGAGAGTGTTGGATTTGAGGAACTTGGTGTTTGATGCATATTTTCCGATGGAAGTAGTATTGCTTGTTCACTTGAGATACTTAGCTCTTCATATTCGAGGAATAAATTCCATTTCCAACCCAATAAATTCCATTTCCATCCCATTTGCAATATCCAACCTCTCAAGGTTACAAACTTTTCTGGTAAGAGGAGACTCAATATTCTATTATGTGTTACCAAAAACTATCTGGAACATTAAGACATTGAGGCATCTATGTATCACAGGTTTCAATTATGGTTTTGTTTTTCCTGTTGACGATCTTGAAATATCCCCATGCTTAGATCATTTAAACACTTTAAAGCTTGCCATTGATCCCTCCTCTCAAAGCTTGCAAAAGCTGCTGACATATTTACCAAGCATCCGCAGGCTGAAATGTAAGAGATCGGAGAAATCAAGTGAAGAATTTACCAGAATTGACGACAAGATTCTGGTGTTCGACTGTTTGAGTCAACTAGAATCACTTAATCTATCTTTTTTTGATGGATACGGATTTAAATTCCCattgaatttgaagaagttgactCTTTCGTATAATGATCAGCCATGGAGTGAAATCTCAACAATTGGAAAGTTGCCCAATCTTCAAGTGCTCAATGGCTCCTTTGTTGGGATCGAAGAATGGGAAATGAAAGAAGGGGAGTTCCCTAACCTCCGAGTCTTGAATTTGATAGGCTTGGCCTTGCGCAGCTGGACTGCATCTTCTGATAGTTTTCTCCTTCTTGAGAAATTGGTTGTGCACAATTGTCCGAGGTTGAAAGAGGTGCCTTCTTGTTTAGGGGAATGTCCGACTcttgaaatgattgaggtgaaatGGTGTGATGAGTCTGTTGTAAGATCAATGAGGCAAATTCAACAAGAGCAGATGGATATGGGAAATGATGTTCTAGAGATCATAATGGAATATTGTGGTCATGCATGA